GGAGATGACCCGGGCCGCGTCGGCGAGCAGGGGGTAGCGGGCGCGGATGAGCTCCGAGTGCTCGATCTCGGCGTGGCGGGTCAGGGCGCCGAGGCGGAGGACGCCGTCCTCCTCCCGGATGTAGCTGAGTCCGTCGATGCGGTTGAGGTCGATGATGTACCGGGGGGCGGCCAGGCGGAGCTTCATCAGCGGCACGAGGCTGTGCCCTCCGGCCAGGAGCTTCGCCTCGGGGCCGTAGCGGGCCAGGAGGTGCACGGCTTCGGGAACGGTCCGGGGCGAGAAGTACTCGAACGAGGCCGGGATCATCACCCAACACCCCCTCGTGCCGTCGAGCTATGGACCCCTGTCCAGGCAAGCGACGGGAAATTCGGAGGTTGATTCTCCGGAATCTCCGGATTCCCTTCTAGCGGGGAAGTTCCCTCTCCACGGCCTTGAAGAACTCGCCGGCGATCTGCCGGGCCACGCCGCCGATCAGGCGGTGGCCGACGCTGGCGATGAGGCCGGTGATCTGCGCCTCGCCGGTGTAGTGCACGACGGTCCGGCCGTCCTGTTCCACCAGGCGGAGCTCCCCGGTGGCCCGGATCGTCCCGGGCCGCCCGCCCCCTTCTACCCGCAGGGTCATCCGCTCCGGCGGAGCCTTCTCGGTGATGCTGACCGTCCCGTCGTACACGCCCCTGACCGGTCCCACCGCCAACTCGATCCGTGCCGCGTAATGGTCGGGGCCCTGGGGGGTGAGCGTCTTCACGCCAGGGGTGGCGCGGGCCAGGACGGCCGGGTCGTTGAGCAGCGCCCAGATGCGCTCGCGGGGAGCAGGGAAGGTATAGGTGCCTTCGACTTTCATCGCTTCTCCTCAATCTGGCCGGCCAGGTCGTCGCGGATACCGACGAAAAAGTCCAGCGCCTGGGGATTGATCAGCGCATCGCGGTTGACCACGGGCCGGCCGTTGATGATGTTCGTCACCGCGCTCTCCACCTTCTTCATGTTCAGCGTATAGGGGATGTCCGGCGCCTCCAGAATCACCGCCGGGACGTGCCGCGGGGAAGCCCGCCTCCGCAGGTCGTCGCGGATGCGCTCCCGGAGGTCATCGGTCAGCGCCCGGCCCGGTGCGAGCTTGACGAAGAGGATGATACGCTGGTCCCCCCGCCACTCCTGTCCGACGGCGAGACTGTCCAGGATGCCCGGAATGCGCTCCACGACGTTGTAGATCTCGGCCGTGCCGATGCGTACGCCGGAGGGTTTGAGCACGGTATCCGACCGGCCGTGGAAGGTGATCCCTCCCGTATCGCTGTGGATGGTGATGTAGTCCCCGTGGCGCCAGACACGGGGACGGTCATAGTAGGCGAAGTACGCCTCGAAGTACTTCCGCCCATCGGGATCGTTCCAGAAATACAGCGGCATCGAGGGCGCGGGCGCCTCGCAGACCAGTTCGCCCGGTCGATCGCGAACCGGCCGCCCTTCTTCATCGTAGGCGTTCACCTTCATGCCGAGCGCCGGTCCCTGCAGCTCTCCCGCATAGACCGGACTGATGGGATTGCCGGCCGCGAAGCACCCGTTGATGTCGGTGCCGCCCGAGATGGAGTTGAAGTGGAGGTCGGACTTGATCTCGCGGTAGACGTACTCGAATCCTTCGGCCGACAGCGGGGATCCCGTCTGCGAGATCTCCTTGAGCGAGGAGAGATCGTACTCTCGACCGGGATGAGCGCCCTGCGTTCGCAGCGCGTGGAGATAGCTGGCGCTGCAGCCGAAGACGGTGATCCGTTCGTCCTGGACCATCCGCCACATCGCCCCGGCGTCGGGGTAGGTCGGGCTGCCGTCGTAGAGCACGACCGTCGCCCCCACGGCCAGCGCGCTCACCAGCCAGTTCCACATCATCCAGGAACACGTCGTGAGATAGGTGATCCGATCCTCGGGGGTCAGGTCCGTGTGTAGCAGCAGCTCCTTCAGGTGGTTGATGAGCACCCCGCCCGCGCTCTGGACCAGGCACTTGGGCTTGCCGGTGGTCCCGGAAGAGAACATGATGTACACCGGGTGGCCGAAAGGCAACGGCTCAAACTTCAGTCCCGGCGCCGGACCTCCGCCGAGTAGCTCGGGGTACGGGATCGCCCCGGGAATGGCGCTCAGATCCGGCCGCTCCTCCAGGAACGGCACCACCACCACCCGCCGCAGGCCCGGGATGCCCCGCGCCACCTCGGCGGCTTTCTCCCGTGTGTCATAGCGCGTCCCTTTGTACCGGTAGCCGTCGGCCGTGAAGAGCACGGCGGGTTCCACCTGTCCCAGACGGTCCAGCGCCGCGGCCGGACCGATGTCGGTGGCGCACGACGCCCACAGTGCGCCCAGGCTGGTCGCGGCCAGCATCGCCACCACGGTCTCCATGAGGTTGGGCATGTAGGCGGCCACGCGATCCCCCGGCCCGACCCCCCACCCGCGCAGGGCGGCGGCTACCCGGGCCACCGCGTCGTAGAGCTGGGCGTGGGTAAGCGCCGCCCGCTGCGCCGTCTCTCCCCGGAAGATGAGCGCGGGGCGGTCGTCGCGCCAGCGCAGCAGGTGTTCGGCGAAGTTCAGCCGGGCGCCGGGGAACCAGGAGGCGCCGGGGAAGCGCGTCAGGTCGTCGACGACCGCGGTGTAGGGGGCGGTCGAGCGGAGGCCGGCGAAGGTCCAGACCTGGGCCCAGAACTCCGGGAGATGCTCCACGGACCACGCCCACAGTTCGGGATAGGTCCGCACGCCCGGACGATGGGTGGCATTGACCTGCGCCATGAAGGCGGTGATATTGGCTTGGTGCCGGCGCCGCTCGTCCGGCTCCCACAGAGGCTGCTTCATCGCTGTCCCTCCTTCCACTATAGCGTTCCACCCTGACCGAAGGCGTCCCCGGCGCCTTGCCGAAGAGACAGGGTAGAGGCGCCGGAGCTCCGGCAGCCGTTCCCTGCGGGAGTGTGATCTGGTATGGCTGTGCAACAGGTCGATCGGAAGCTGTATATCGGAGGACGGTGGACGGGCGGGGGCGAGGTGATCCCCGTCCGCAACAAGTACAGCGGCGAGATCATCGGCACGATCCCGTCCGCGACACGCGATGATGTGGATGCCGCCGTCGCCGCCGCGCTCCGGGCGGCCCCCCTCATGGCGGAGATGCCCGCCCACCGCCGGGCGGCGATCCTCCAGGCCGCGGCGGCGGGGATCCGGGCCCGACGCGAGGAGTTCGCCCGCACCATTGCCGCCGAAGCCGGCAAGGCGCTCAAGTACGCCCGCATCGAGGTGGACCGGGGCATCAGCACCTTCACCTTCGCCGCGGAAGAGGCCAAACGACTGCACGGCGAGACGGTGCCCCTGGATGCCGCGGCCGCCGGAGAGGGCTACTTCGGCTTCTTCGTCCGCCGACCGGTCGGGGTGGTGGCGGCGATCACCCCCTTCAACTTCCCGCTCAACCTGGTGGCGCACAAAGTGGCGCCCGCGCTGGCGGCGGGGAACAGCGTCGTGCTGAAACCGGCCTCCTGGACGCCGCTCACCGCCGTCCTCCTGGTCGAGACCCTCATCGAGGCCGGGTTGCCCCCGGGGGCGATCAACCTTGTCGCCGGGCCGGGGGGCACCGTGGGCGAGTGGCTGGTCACCGATCCCCGCGTGGCCAAGGTGACCTTTACGGGCAGCGCGGACGTCGGCCGGCAGATCGTCTCCCGCGCCGGGATCAAGAAGATCACCCTTGAACTGGGCAACACCTCGCCGGTGATCGTCGCCCCCGATGCCGACCTGGAGTTCGTGGCCCGGCGCTGCGCCGTCGGCGCCTACTACAACTCCGGGCAGGTCTGCCTCTCCGTGCAGCGCATCCTGAGCGACCGGACCGTCTACGATCCGTTCCTGGACCGGTTCACCCGGGCCGCGGAGGCGATGGTGGTCGGCGACCCCCTGGATGAACGGGTGGACGTCGGTCCGATGATCGACGAGGGCGAGGCGGTGCGCATCGAAGGCTGGGTCGCCGAGGCGGTGAACGGCGGCGCCCGGGTGGCCACCGGCGGACGGCGGGAAGGACCCGTCTACTGGCCCACGGTCCTCACGGATGTCCGGCCTGAGATGACGGTCGTGGCCCGGGAAGCCTTTGCGCCCGTCGCCTCCGTGATGCCCTACGACGACTTCGAGGAGGCGCTGCATCTGGCCGACGCCACGGAATACGGGCTGCAGGCCGCCGTCTTCACGCGCAGCCTCGACCGCCTCTTTCAGGCCATGCGCCGGCTCAACTTCGGCGGCATCATCGTCAACGACGCCCCCACTTTCCGTGTGGACCACATGCCCTACGGCGGCAACCGGCAGAGCGGGATCGGCCGCGAGGGGGTGCGCTACGCGATGGAGGAGATGACCAACATCCAGATCATCGCCATCCGCCAGGGGTAGCGGCCGTCCGGAGCCAGACCGGGCTTTAGACGGTTTCCGCCGCACCAACCGCATCGTCTCTTCCGGGGGCTGGAACCGCCGGGCAGCAGGCGACACGCCGGTCTCCGTATAATATGAACCCCTGTTTCCCATGGGGACGCGCTACTTCGGCGAACGCGTCAAACGCAGCGAAGACCCGCGGTTGCTGACCGGCCGCGGGCTCTACGTCGACGACATCCGACCGCCCGGCGTGGTTCACGCCGCCTTCCTCCGCAGCCCTCACGCCCACGCCCGTATCCTCCGCATCGATGTGTCCCGGGCGCGGGCCGCGCCCGGGGTGGCGGCGGTTTACACCCGGGCCGATCTGCCCCCGGCCCTGGCCGCGCCGCTGCCGAAACTCATCCCCCACCCGGCGCTGCTTCACCACAAGACGCAGTACGCCCTGGCTCCCGAGAAGGTCCGTTACGCCGGCGAGCCGGTCGCGCTGGTCATCGCCGAGAATCGCTATGTGGCGGAAGATGCCGTGGAACTCATCGAGGTGGAATACGATCCGCTGCCCGCCGTGGTGGATCTGGAGCAGGCGGCGCGACCGAACGCGCCGCTGGTCCATGAGGACATCGGCACCAACGTGTGCGCGCACTATACCCAGCGCGTGGGCAACGTAGAGGAGGCCTTCGCCCGCGCCGCCCACGTCTTCCGGGAGCGGTTCGTCTTCGACCGCGGGGCCTCGGCGCCCCTGGAGTGCCGCGGGATCGTGGCGCAGTGGGAGGCGAAGCTGCGCCAGCTGACGGTGTGGGACAGCACCCAGGCGCCGATCCGCATTCGCAACTACCTCAGCCAGCTCCTGGGGCTGCCCCAGCAGGACGTCCGCGTCATCGCCCCCGACATCGGCGGCGGCTTCGGCCCCAAGATCATGATGTGCTATCCCGAAGAGGTCCTCATCCCCTGGGCGGCGATGCAGTTGAACCGGCCGGTGAAGTGGATCGAGGACCGACGCGAGCACTTCGTCGCCACCAACCAGGAGCGGCTGCAGATCCACGACGCGGCCATCGCCGTCGACGCCGACGGCCGCATCCTGGGGGTGCGGACGGAGTTCCTCTATGATTCGGGAGCGTACATCCCCTATGGGATCATCGTCCCCATCGTGGCCAGCACCACCCTGCCCGGCCCCTACAAGATCCCCAACTACCACTGCGAGTTCAAAGCCGTCTTTACCAACAAGACCATCGTCAGCCCCTACCGCGGCGCGGGCCGCCCCCACGGTGTCTTCGTCATGGAGCGCCTGCTGGACCGCGTGGCGAGGGAACTCGGGCTGGACCGCGCCATCGTGCGGGAGCGCAACTTCATCCAGCCCGACGAGTTCCCCTACGAGGTCGGACTGATCTACCAGGACAACGCACCGGTGGTCTACGACAGCGGGGACTACCCGGCGACACTGCGCAAGGCCATGGAGATGATCGACTACGCCGGGTGGCCCGAGCGGCGGAAGCAGTTCCGTCGCGAGGGCAGGTATGTCGGGCTGGGTATCGCCTGCTACGTCGAGGGCTCCGGGATTGGGCCGTACGAGGGATGCCGCGTCACCGTGGAGCCGTCGGGCAAGGTCTTCGCTGCCACCAGCGTCGGCACCCAGGGACAGGGCCACTACACCTCGTTCGCGCAGATCGTGGCCGACGCGCTCACCGTGCCGGTGGAGGACGTCACGGTGGTGACCGGCGACAGCGGGGCGTTTTCCTGGGGCACGGGCACCTTCGCCAGCCGCGCCGCGGTGGTCGCGGGCAACGCCGTCTACCTGGCGGCCCAGGCCGTTCGCGAGAAGGCCCTCCAGGTGGCCGCGACGAGGCTGGAGGCCCGGGTCGAGGACCTGGAGATGGCCGACGGCAAAGTCTTCGTCCGCGGCACCCCCGGCCGGGCGATGACGCTGGCGGAGATCGCTGTGGCCGCCAACCCGCTGCGGGGCACCATCCCCAGGGAGTGGGATCAGCCCGGCCTGGAGGCCAGCCGCTACTTCGCCCCCTCCGGCGGGACGTGGCCCAACGGCGCTCACGCCTGCCTGGTGGAGGTCGATCCGCAGACCGGAATGCTCTCGGTCCTGAAGTACGTCGTGGTGCACGACTGCGGGCGGGTGATCAATCCCCTCATCCTGGAGGGGCAGATCCGGGGCGGCGTGGCGCAGGGGCTGGGCGGCGCCTTCTACGAACGGCTCGTCTACGACGAGAGCGGACAGCTTCTGACGCAGACCTTCATGGACTACCTGCTGCCGACCGCCGCCGAAGTCCCCGTCGTGGAGATCGGCCATCTGGAGACGCCGTCTCCGCGCAACCCCCTGGGGGTCAAAGGGGCCGGCGAGGCCGGCGTGATCCCGGTCGGCGCCCTCATCGCGCAGGCGGTGGAGGACGCGCTCCAGGAGTTCGGGGTGCGCATCACCGAGATGCCCCTCTCCCCGAGCCGGCTCCTCGAGATCATCACGGCGGCGTTGGCGGTGGGCGCGCGATGAAGCCCGCGCCGTTCCTCTACGCCGCTCCGGAGACGCTCGACGACGCCGTGGCGCTGGTCCACCGCTACGGAGCCGAGGGCAAGGTCCTGGCCGGCGGACAGAGCCTGGTCCCGTTGCTCAACATGCGCCTGGCCCGCCCGCGCGTCCTGGTGGACCTGAACCGGGTCCGGGAGCTGGACTACATCAAGGACGGAAAGGAGATCCGCATCGGGGCGATGACGCGGCAGCGGACCGCCGAAACCTCCCCCGTCGTCCGGCAGAAGCTTCCCCTGCTGGCCGAGGCGGTGCGCTGCATCGGTCATCCTCAGATCCGCAACCGGGGAACGATCGGAGGCAGCATCGCCCACGCCGATCCCGCTGCAGAGCTGCCGGCGGTGCTGGCCGCCCTGGACGGTACGGTGGTCCTGCAGAGCCGTCGGGGGAAGCGGACCCTGCGGGCGGAGGCGTTCTTCTTGAGCTACCTCACCACGGCCGCGCTGCCCGACGAACTCCTGGTGGAGGTGCGGCTGCCCGCCCACCAGCACCTGGGCACCGCCTTCCTGGAGGTGGCGAGGCGCCACGGCGACTTCGCGCTGGCCGGCGTGGCTGTGGCGCTGGAACGAGACGGCGACGCCGTCCGCCGGGTGCGGATGGCCTTCACCGGCGTGGGGGCGACACCGACGCGCGTGGAGGAGGCGGAGGAAGCGGTCCTGAAAGGCGGCCTCAACGATCGCGCCTTCGCCGAGGCCGCGCGTATCGTCACCGCGCGGTTGACCCCCGACAACGACATTCACGCCAGCGCGGAGTATCGCCGGCACGTCGCCGGCGTCCTCACCGAGCGGGCGCTGCGTCTGGCCGCCCGGCGGGTGGAGGGACAGACCTCGGGAGGCAGGGGATGAACCGACCCCCCGGCGGCCCGCGCGGCAGACGCGGCTCCAGGTCATCGTCGGCCACCCTGCGCCCGCGGCGGCCCGGCAGGACGGCGCCCCGGCGGTCTGGGCAACCCGTGGACCGGCGCACCATCACCGTCACCGTCAACGGTGCGATCCACACACGGGAGGTGGAGGTGCGCAGGACCCTGGCGGACTTCCTCCGCGAGGACCTCGGCCTGACCGGGACCCACCTGGGGTGCGAGCACGGGGTCTGCGGGGCGTGCACGGTCCTGCTGGACGGCCGGGCGGTGCGCAGTTGCCTGCTCTTTGCGGTGCAGGCCGACGGGGCGGAGGTCGCCACGGTGGAGTCGCTGGGGACACCGGAGCATCTCCACCCTCTGCAGGAAGCGTTCCGCGACCACCACGGCCTGCAGTGCGGCTTCTGCACGCCCGGCATCCTGATGAGCATGGTGGCCTTCCTCCGCGAGACGCCGGCGCCCGGCGACGCTGAGATCCGCGAGGTCCTCGCCGGCAACCTCTGCCGCTGCACGGGATACCAGGGCATCGTCGACGCCGTCCGGGACGCCGCCGCGCGCCTGCGCAGCGGGGCGTGAGCGCGTCGATTTCGGCCCGCTGGATCGGCTCGACGATCGCCGACTTGCTGGAGCGCCCTTCTTCGGGAACCACGGTGGCGGTCTTCTCCCGCAGCTGCTACCTCGAGCTGCGGGGCCGCATCGTCGCCCTGGTTTCCCCCGCCCTCGGCCGCGGGCCGCTGAACATCGTGGCCGAGCCCCGGGCCGGATTTTCCTTCGGCGCTTTTGCCGTCGGGGCCGCCGTGCGCCTTGCGCCGCCGGCGCTGACGGTCGATCCCGACATCCGGATCGACCTCTCCGACGCCGCGGTGTGGAACGCCGGGCTGGCCGCGCTCAGCGCAGGAGATCGTGCCCGGGCGTCGCGGTGGCGGTGGGCCGCAGGCCACATCGCGGAGGTGCTGGCGGAGGCCCCGGCGGCGAGTCTCGCCCATCCCGCCTCACGATCCGCCCGCGCCGCCCGGGGTATGGACGCCCTCTTCGCCGGCCTGCGGACCGGAGACCGGACGGCGGCGGCGACCGGCACCGCGCTGCTGGCGGGGCTGGGAGCGGGTCTCACCCCGTCGGGCGACGACGTGCTCCTCGGCGTCCTGGTGGCCGCCGCCCTGGCCGACCGCGCTCGCGCCTCCGCGATCGGGGCGG
This portion of the Armatimonadota bacterium genome encodes:
- a CDS encoding aldehyde dehydrogenase family protein yields the protein MAVQQVDRKLYIGGRWTGGGEVIPVRNKYSGEIIGTIPSATRDDVDAAVAAALRAAPLMAEMPAHRRAAILQAAAAGIRARREEFARTIAAEAGKALKYARIEVDRGISTFTFAAEEAKRLHGETVPLDAAAAGEGYFGFFVRRPVGVVAAITPFNFPLNLVAHKVAPALAAGNSVVLKPASWTPLTAVLLVETLIEAGLPPGAINLVAGPGGTVGEWLVTDPRVAKVTFTGSADVGRQIVSRAGIKKITLELGNTSPVIVAPDADLEFVARRCAVGAYYNSGQVCLSVQRILSDRTVYDPFLDRFTRAAEAMVVGDPLDERVDVGPMIDEGEAVRIEGWVAEAVNGGARVATGGRREGPVYWPTVLTDVRPEMTVVAREAFAPVASVMPYDDFEEALHLADATEYGLQAAVFTRSLDRLFQAMRRLNFGGIIVNDAPTFRVDHMPYGGNRQSGIGREGVRYAMEEMTNIQIIAIRQG
- a CDS encoding (2Fe-2S)-binding protein: MDRRTITVTVNGAIHTREVEVRRTLADFLREDLGLTGTHLGCEHGVCGACTVLLDGRAVRSCLLFAVQADGAEVATVESLGTPEHLHPLQEAFRDHHGLQCGFCTPGILMSMVAFLRETPAPGDAEIREVLAGNLCRCTGYQGIVDAVRDAAARLRSGA
- a CDS encoding xanthine dehydrogenase family protein molybdopterin-binding subunit; translated protein: MGTRYFGERVKRSEDPRLLTGRGLYVDDIRPPGVVHAAFLRSPHAHARILRIDVSRARAAPGVAAVYTRADLPPALAAPLPKLIPHPALLHHKTQYALAPEKVRYAGEPVALVIAENRYVAEDAVELIEVEYDPLPAVVDLEQAARPNAPLVHEDIGTNVCAHYTQRVGNVEEAFARAAHVFRERFVFDRGASAPLECRGIVAQWEAKLRQLTVWDSTQAPIRIRNYLSQLLGLPQQDVRVIAPDIGGGFGPKIMMCYPEEVLIPWAAMQLNRPVKWIEDRREHFVATNQERLQIHDAAIAVDADGRILGVRTEFLYDSGAYIPYGIIVPIVASTTLPGPYKIPNYHCEFKAVFTNKTIVSPYRGAGRPHGVFVMERLLDRVARELGLDRAIVRERNFIQPDEFPYEVGLIYQDNAPVVYDSGDYPATLRKAMEMIDYAGWPERRKQFRREGRYVGLGIACYVEGSGIGPYEGCRVTVEPSGKVFAATSVGTQGQGHYTSFAQIVADALTVPVEDVTVVTGDSGAFSWGTGTFASRAAVVAGNAVYLAAQAVREKALQVAATRLEARVEDLEMADGKVFVRGTPGRAMTLAEIAVAANPLRGTIPREWDQPGLEASRYFAPSGGTWPNGAHACLVEVDPQTGMLSVLKYVVVHDCGRVINPLILEGQIRGGVAQGLGGAFYERLVYDESGQLLTQTFMDYLLPTAAEVPVVEIGHLETPSPRNPLGVKGAGEAGVIPVGALIAQAVEDALQEFGVRITEMPLSPSRLLEIITAALAVGAR
- a CDS encoding xanthine dehydrogenase family protein subunit M, whose amino-acid sequence is MKPAPFLYAAPETLDDAVALVHRYGAEGKVLAGGQSLVPLLNMRLARPRVLVDLNRVRELDYIKDGKEIRIGAMTRQRTAETSPVVRQKLPLLAEAVRCIGHPQIRNRGTIGGSIAHADPAAELPAVLAALDGTVVLQSRRGKRTLRAEAFFLSYLTTAALPDELLVEVRLPAHQHLGTAFLEVARRHGDFALAGVAVALERDGDAVRRVRMAFTGVGATPTRVEEAEEAVLKGGLNDRAFAEAARIVTARLTPDNDIHASAEYRRHVAGVLTERALRLAARRVEGQTSGGRG
- a CDS encoding acetoacetate--CoA ligase; amino-acid sequence: MKQPLWEPDERRRHQANITAFMAQVNATHRPGVRTYPELWAWSVEHLPEFWAQVWTFAGLRSTAPYTAVVDDLTRFPGASWFPGARLNFAEHLLRWRDDRPALIFRGETAQRAALTHAQLYDAVARVAAALRGWGVGPGDRVAAYMPNLMETVVAMLAATSLGALWASCATDIGPAAALDRLGQVEPAVLFTADGYRYKGTRYDTREKAAEVARGIPGLRRVVVVPFLEERPDLSAIPGAIPYPELLGGGPAPGLKFEPLPFGHPVYIMFSSGTTGKPKCLVQSAGGVLINHLKELLLHTDLTPEDRITYLTTCSWMMWNWLVSALAVGATVVLYDGSPTYPDAGAMWRMVQDERITVFGCSASYLHALRTQGAHPGREYDLSSLKEISQTGSPLSAEGFEYVYREIKSDLHFNSISGGTDINGCFAAGNPISPVYAGELQGPALGMKVNAYDEEGRPVRDRPGELVCEAPAPSMPLYFWNDPDGRKYFEAYFAYYDRPRVWRHGDYITIHSDTGGITFHGRSDTVLKPSGVRIGTAEIYNVVERIPGILDSLAVGQEWRGDQRIILFVKLAPGRALTDDLRERIRDDLRRRASPRHVPAVILEAPDIPYTLNMKKVESAVTNIINGRPVVNRDALINPQALDFFVGIRDDLAGQIEEKR
- a CDS encoding DUF2877 domain-containing protein, with the protein product MSASISARWIGSTIADLLERPSSGTTVAVFSRSCYLELRGRIVALVSPALGRGPLNIVAEPRAGFSFGAFAVGAAVRLAPPALTVDPDIRIDLSDAAVWNAGLAALSAGDRARASRWRWAAGHIAEVLAEAPAASLAHPASRSARAARGMDALFAGLRTGDRTAAATGTALLAGLGAGLTPSGDDVLLGVLVAAALADRARASAIGAEVLKAARGRTTRISLAYLEAASRGEVGEAWHLLARALEGDSDDAVQEATRRVLATGETSGADMLAGFLLGLRAWAPAGPRR
- a CDS encoding carbon monoxide dehydrogenase subunit G, which encodes MKVEGTYTFPAPRERIWALLNDPAVLARATPGVKTLTPQGPDHYAARIELAVGPVRGVYDGTVSITEKAPPERMTLRVEGGGRPGTIRATGELRLVEQDGRTVVHYTGEAQITGLIASVGHRLIGGVARQIAGEFFKAVERELPR